TCCGGACCCGTGCTCGCGGAGGTGGTCGGATTCCACGCCCGCGGGCTGCAGCTGCTTCCGCTCGGCCCCATCGCGGGCATCGCCGCGGGGGCGCGGGTCACCATCCTGGCCGACAGCGCTTCGATTCCCCTGTCACCCAAGCTGCTCGGGCGCGTCATCGACGCCACCGGCGCCCCCCTCGATGGCGGAC
The window above is part of the Pseudomonadota bacterium genome. Proteins encoded here:
- the fliI gene encoding flagellum-specific ATP synthase FliI (involved in type III protein export during flagellum assembly); translation: MSQPPDHLFRESLASVSAALRGINPVTRVGEVTQMVGTIVEARGPKAPTGAICEIDTASGPVLAEVVGFHARGLQLLPLGPIAGIAAGARVTILADSASIPLSPKLLGRVIDATGAPLDGG